From Hymenobacter monticola, one genomic window encodes:
- a CDS encoding TraM recognition domain-containing protein: MMSAPRQPGNQRLTGFYVGLTFLLMVLAGGEYYLLTHPDLVAGAASAAGPKASLGTSITTRLLSGLGRFYQRYGLLVRGAVLVGGGLLAVLLKMPPARPGQRRWQPTQLQLRRVQLAAAGVGSLSGALLLALAPFSAGIIAWLYPTAAGLVLGAGLVAGVVRALHKTERFGLRTERQQQQSEHGFSLATTDGGWINIPNPFRGTLVLGGAGAGKSYSIGEPLIEQFTEKGFAGLIYDFKFPVLAEAAQKAFVLADAKARAAGQEPAQVQLHIINFKDLERSERVNPLRADKMPVVAYANEYARAIMANLNPESIKKMDFFDTSANAFLTAIIWFYKKNFPTFCTLPHVVNTALHPDFTHVLSMLDSDPECGDMVRSITTAVKQRAEKQVAGVIASLQIVLTRINSPEIAWVLTPDEARGEGFSLELNDKKAPKVLVVGNDPTLKETFSPVISCIVAVALKLMNQQHKHPSYVFLDEAATIYVPNLEVIPATARSNKVAMIYMTQDLSQMIDAYGREKMQVMVSNLNNQFFGKVNSLETAKFVSELVGKEDREMVSASLGRSQSGGARGAGSSSNQSVSWQERNLVRLQDTITLETGEFIGQTVETEQPFFQGKVARQATPGNYPLHPLATFEGGPAPVLEAAPAGEEPSRDWLSQRRAARQAGSQPAAEVVGAQQAVIQANFALIREDVAGIVGQYANTLKPGQMPDNEPML, from the coding sequence ATGATGAGCGCCCCCCGGCAGCCGGGCAACCAACGCCTGACCGGCTTCTACGTCGGCCTGACCTTCCTCCTGATGGTGCTGGCCGGCGGCGAGTACTACTTGCTGACCCACCCGGACCTGGTGGCGGGGGCCGCGTCCGCTGCGGGCCCGAAAGCGAGCTTGGGCACCTCAATTACAACCCGTCTGCTGAGCGGCCTGGGGCGCTTCTACCAGCGCTACGGCCTACTGGTTCGCGGTGCGGTACTGGTAGGAGGGGGGCTGCTGGCCGTGCTGCTGAAAATGCCCCCCGCCCGGCCCGGGCAGCGGCGCTGGCAGCCCACGCAGCTGCAGCTGCGGCGCGTACAGCTGGCGGCCGCGGGGGTGGGCTCACTCAGCGGGGCGCTGCTGCTGGCCCTGGCCCCGTTTTCGGCGGGCATCATTGCTTGGCTCTACCCCACGGCGGCCGGGCTGGTTCTGGGCGCGGGTCTGGTTGCGGGTGTGGTACGGGCCCTGCACAAGACGGAGCGGTTTGGGCTGCGCACCGAGCGCCAGCAGCAGCAGTCCGAGCACGGCTTTAGCTTGGCCACGACCGATGGGGGCTGGATTAACATTCCCAACCCGTTCCGGGGCACGCTGGTGCTGGGCGGCGCCGGGGCGGGCAAGTCGTATTCCATCGGGGAGCCTTTGATTGAGCAGTTCACTGAGAAGGGCTTTGCCGGCCTCATCTACGACTTTAAGTTTCCGGTGCTGGCCGAAGCCGCGCAGAAGGCTTTTGTGCTGGCCGACGCCAAAGCCCGGGCGGCCGGGCAGGAGCCCGCTCAAGTGCAGCTGCACATCATCAACTTTAAAGACCTGGAACGCAGCGAGCGGGTGAACCCCCTGCGGGCCGACAAGATGCCGGTGGTGGCGTACGCCAACGAATACGCCCGCGCCATCATGGCCAATCTGAACCCGGAGAGCATCAAAAAGATGGATTTCTTTGACACCAGCGCCAACGCCTTTCTGACGGCCATCATCTGGTTTTACAAGAAGAACTTCCCCACGTTCTGCACCCTGCCCCACGTGGTAAACACGGCCCTTCACCCGGACTTTACCCACGTGCTGAGCATGCTCGACTCGGACCCCGAGTGCGGGGACATGGTGCGCTCCATCACCACGGCTGTCAAGCAGCGGGCCGAGAAGCAGGTGGCCGGCGTCATTGCCTCGCTGCAGATTGTTCTCACGCGCATCAACTCGCCGGAAATTGCCTGGGTGCTCACCCCGGACGAGGCAAGAGGGGAGGGGTTTAGCCTGGAGCTGAACGACAAGAAAGCCCCCAAGGTGCTGGTGGTGGGCAACGACCCCACGCTCAAGGAAACCTTCTCGCCGGTTATCAGCTGCATCGTAGCCGTGGCCCTGAAGCTGATGAACCAGCAGCACAAGCACCCGAGCTACGTGTTCCTCGACGAGGCCGCCACCATCTACGTGCCCAACCTGGAGGTGATACCGGCCACGGCGCGCAGCAACAAGGTGGCCATGATTTACATGACCCAGGACCTGAGTCAGATGATTGACGCCTACGGCCGGGAGAAAATGCAGGTGATGGTGAGCAACCTCAACAACCAATTTTTCGGCAAGGTCAATTCGCTGGAGACGGCCAAGTTCGTGTCCGAACTCGTGGGCAAGGAGGACCGGGAAATGGTGTCAGCCAGCCTGGGCCGTAGCCAGAGCGGCGGCGCCCGTGGCGCGGGCAGCAGCAGCAACCAGAGCGTGAGCTGGCAGGAGCGCAACTTGGTGCGGCTGCAGGATACCATCACGCTCGAAACCGGCGAATTCATCGGCCAGACCGTGGAAACGGAGCAGCCCTTTTTTCAGGGGAAGGTAGCGCGTCAGGCCACGCCGGGTAATTACCCGCTACACCCCTTGGCCACGTTCGAAGGCGGTCCGGCACCGGTACTGGAAGCGGCGCCGGCAGGGGAGGAGCCCAGCCGGGACTGGCTAAGCCAGCGCCGGGCGGCGCGGCAGGCCGGGAGCCAGCCCGCGGCCGAGGTCGTCGGTGCCCAGCAGGCCGTCATTCAGGCCAACTTTGCCTTGATACGCGAGGACGTGGCCGGCATTGTCGGGCAGTACGCCAACACCCTCAAGCCGGGCCAGATGCCGGACAATGAACCCATGCTTTAG